AACCTAGAATTACACAATCCCCCCAAGTTCGTTTGATTGATCTTAAGTCAAAGCCCTTCTTTATTGTAGCTTCTGTAGAAGTTGGAAATACAACAACCAAATCTATTCTTACGGCTACCAATATGGACACTGGAAGGACTCATATCATAAACAAGGTCGTGCGGATGACAAGAGATGTCCGTCCTCCCAACCCCGGTGAAATCGTGTTCGGTAAGACACTTACAGGTGTTGAACTTACTCGTGAGTCAGTTGCAGAACTGGTGCGCGATACCCTCACAGAATCGGTGGAAAGAGCTAACCTTGACATAAAGACCGATCTGGACTTTGTAGTTCGTTCCACAGGGGTTGTTGCAGGTTTTGATTCTCCTGATGAGGTAGGTGAATTTATTAAAGCCCTGGCAGATGGGTGCCTGATGGCAGGGGTTCCACCCAAAAATATGACACCTCCCATGTCCATTTCAAATATTTCCAAAAGGTTCCAGAAATACAGTAAGCTGGAAGAGGTAATTTTTGACGGAGCTGTCGCAAGCGTAACGCCGCCAATAGGCTCAACTGGTGTTGAAATTGTTGCAAATGAAATGGAAGGAGAACTTGCCACAGCTGGAATTAAGGAAGCAGCTCAGCTTACAGATGTCGACTTCAGGAATCCCTGTATATCTATCGATTTTGGGACAACCCTTGATGGCAGGATTACAAGTCCTGACCAGCCGTACGCAAAAACAGTAGGCAACTTCTGTGGATATGCCGGAGCAATTCCTGATGCGATTATCCGTGGCTCGAAGATCGTGGATTCAAAAGTAGGAACTGCTCTTGAAGTCTTTGAGAAAGAGAAAACTCCTTCTTTTCTTACCTTGAAGATGAAGGCTAAGACAATTGAAGCGTTTGCAAAGCGTATTCATGAACTTATCATTATAGAAAAAGTCCCAAAGAATAGAAAGAGGTACGGAAGCGTACCTGTAAGACCGGATGCTGCCGAGCAGATAGGCGTAATACTCATAGGTTGCGATGTAGGAGAAAACGGCTCCGATATGGGCAAGCTCAGTGCTATAGGCATGGAAATCTGTAAGACTCACGGACTCCAAGTTGTCTATGCTGTCATTGACGAGGTTATGGCAGGCGTGGTTTGCAGGTTGATCAAGGTTGCAAAAGAAGAAGGGCTTATCTTTGAGGACACAACTATAGGAATCACAGGCAGAGCAGGTATTACAGGAAATAAACCCAAATTGATCCTGAAATGCTTGGATGAGATGAATCTTGCTCCGAAAATAGATGAAAGAGTAGTCTTTGTAGATGACGGACTTGCCAGAGGTGCAGCCGTGATGGCTCGATGTATGAACTCTTTGGGTTCGCCTCAAAGCCCTCTCGGCGGCAGGCACGGCGGCAAGTGTATTCTTGCGCAGAGGATAAAATTACAGAAAAGATAAACTGAATTAATTATATTGAGCACAATGAGACAATATTGAAGATAGGGAACTACAAGAAAATATTTGGTATTTATGTAAAATGGAAAATATTAAAAGAGAAAGTTCTTAAAGTGCAGGAAGAAGATTTATCCTCCAGCTCCACCGCCACCGGCTTTCCCGAGATCGAAGGCCTGCATTGTTTCTCTCTGTTTTCTAAATCTTTCTTCCAGTTCCTCCGCAGTGAGTTCCCTTTCTTCTTTCTTTTCTTTAGCTTTAAGCTCAGTTGGCTCCAGAGTTTCTTCCTTATACCAGAGGTCTGTACTTTCGAGCAGAACCCATACATTCCCCTGCTCGTCTTTTTTGATTTCAGTTACGCGGCTGATTGTATCACTGTTCACGTATTTGACAGTGTCTCCCGCTTTAATGGATTTTTTATTTCGCCCTACCGCTGTGATTACTTCAGCTTCAGCCATGTTCTCACCTCGAGGGCTTCCAGGACGCTGGCATCTTAGGCCCTGTAAGTCCCTTATTATTTAACTGCTTATAGGTTGTCAAGGCCCTCTAATAAAGTTTGTGTGAATTTTTTTTAGGAAATAGTTTTACCAAAAAGATTCTTAGAAAAAATTTTTATCAAAAACTTTTTAGAAAAAAGTGTTATCAAAAGCTGAGTAGTGAGCCTTTGTGAAATCTTTGTAAAAACCTTTTAGAAAAACTTTTTAGGATAATGGTTTTCAAAACTATTTTGGAGGAGTCTTTTAGGGAGTCTCTAAGGAGTATTTTTCAGAGACTTCCATGACTTAAAAGTATAAAATTAGCCTATTTTTGTTTATGCTCTCCTATCTTTTTACTCTTGATTGATTTCCATCCTGAGATCTCCCATCAGAGCGACCCTTTCGGCAAAAGCATTGTGTCTGTGGATACTTTCTTCATTGGTCTGTTTGATGGTGATTACCGCATTATCAGGAAGATCCGGAAACTCTCTTACTATATTGTCGGCCATAGCCCTTACACAGTCTTCTACAAATTTTGGATTCATATGTGCAGTTTCTACAACGACTTTCTCATCTGAGCGTTTCAAAACCTCATACACGCTGGAACTCATAGAGCGCTCGATGATGTTAATGATGCTTTCGAGGGAAACATCGAAATCATGTGCTACCTTGATTGAGATAATACCTCTTCCGCGCTGGTTATGGGTAGCCATGGGGACCCTCTCAAGGAATTTTATAATTGTATCCCTGTCAACTCCAAGCTCGGAAAGCTCATTTGCAGCCTTATCTCTCATAATCTCCTGAGCGCAGGGGCAAGCTGTCATTCCTACAACTTCGGCGCCTATTAGCTTCTTTACGTCAAAATAGTCATCGTTCCCTGCCCCCCTTACGGCAGATGCTTCAGCAAAGATATTTACAACTTCCTGGCATTTGATTCCAGTTGATGGGGAAGCACGTCTGATCATGTATTCACTTTTCATCCGAACTTCTGCCTGATTAGCATATTCATGCCTGCCAAGCAGGTTATGTGCAATGTCACTACACAACTGCTCTATTTCGTATACAGGTGTGCTGAGTACTTTCTCCAGTACTTCGTCTACTGCTTCGAAGTTGCGCGAGAGGTTTGCTCCCTTCCGATCGGATGGCAGATCAACAAAAACATCAAAAGTTGAAATCAATACAATGGGGCGTTTGTCTTTTCGCTTGATTTCAACGAGTTTTTTCACATTTGTTACCCCTACACGGGTAAGGTTTATAGCTATACTTGGTTTGCTGGCCTGGACGTCCGGGAGGTTGAAGATACAATGTTCCATAATTAACCAGATCCATGAAAAGATGAGTTTGATTTTATAAAATGTGTCTTGATAGATATACAATTTTATTCCATTTGGAAAAATATAATGATCATAAGGAGTTATAGCATGTAAAGTTTGTGCTTTTCATACTTTTTTTCCAAAAGTACAATAAACTTAAGTATTATAAGTGTCCAAAACCCATTTCCTGAAACTTATTTTGGACTGCATTTTTAACAAGGGATAATTATTTAAATATTTCTCATTTTACCGACAATATGGAAAAATTTAGTTTATATATCCTTCGCAAATTTAGATAATTTTCGTATAAACCAATAACTATAGGCAACATCCTGAAGAAAGATTTTATATACTTTAAAACTTAATCAGTGTCTAGCAATACATTTGCGAGGTGACCTTTATGTCCAACACAAGAAATTTTGTTTTACGAGACGAAGATGGCAATGAGCACGGAGTTTTCACTGGAAAACAGCCTCGGCAGGCTGCCCTGAAAGCTGCAAACCGGGGCTCCGGGACTAAATCCAAACCGGATATCATCCGCCTCAGAGAACGCGGGACAAAGAAGGTGCACGTTTTCAAGGCATGGAAGGAAATTGTCGACGCCCCTAAAAATAGGCCTGACTGGATGCCTGAGAAAATCAGCAAGCCCTTTGTCAAGAAAGAAAAGATAGAAAAGCTCGAATAAACTGAACAAACTTAATTTCTTTCACATGCCCTGAAATTGGGGTTCTTTCTTTTTCTTTAATATCCAGATGTAGAATTAGCCTGGACTGGTCTTTAATTTTATTACTATCCGGGCTGGCTTATTTTCCAGTACTTCTCTAAATTAATCATGTCATATTTGTATTTTTCACATTTTTCGGGTTTTAATCAGAGCCTTCAACGATAAGTTTAAAAACTGATTTTCTGATTCCTACATCATGGAACTTAAGAGAGAAAACGTACTCATTGAAGCCCTGCCTTATATGCAGGAGTTCTATGACTCAATCATGGTTATCAAAGTGGGCGGAAACGCAATGGTTAATCCCCAGATCATGGAGGATATTATAAAAGATGTTGTGCTCCTGCGCTACGTGGGAATCAAACCCGTTATTGTTCACGGGGGCGGGCCTGAGATTACGGAAAAAATGGAGCGGATGGGCAAGAAGGCTGAATTTTTTCAGGGGCTACGTATCACAGATGACGAGACTATGGAGATTGCCAGAATGGTACTTGTCGGGAATATCAATACTAAAATCGTGTCCCTCATAGGAGTTTTTGGAGGAAAAGGCATCGGGCTCAGCGGTCACGACGGTAGAATGATACTTGGGCACAAACAGGGTGCACAGAAGGTAATAGTCGACGGTATCGAAACTGAAGTCGACATTGGTTGGGTTGGAGAGTGCGAAGTGATCAATCCTGACATCCTTCATATAGTGCTTGAGAACGGTTACATTCCGGTCATTTCTCCTATTGCAGTGGATGTAAAAGGCAATGCTCTGAATATTAATGCAGATATAGTAGCAGGTGACATTGCGGCAGCTTTACACGCTAAAAAGCTTATTCTGATGACTGACGTCCCAGGCCTGCTTAAAGACATAAAGGATCCCAACAGCCGTATCTCTTGTGTGGCTCTGGAAGATATTGAGCCTCTAATCTCAGAAGGCGTTATACAGGGAGGTATGATTCCAAAACTTAAAGGCGCAGCAGTTGCGGTTGAAAACGGGGTCGAAAGGGCCCATATAATAAATGGAAATGTCCCTCACTCCATGCTTCTTGAGCTCTTTACCGATTGCGGTGTCGGAACTATGGTCTGCAAGTTAGAAAAGTCATAAGAATAATTATAGACAACCCGACAATTTTATAACTAACACGAAATTTGATAAGATGATTTGAGAAGTATTTTGTGAATCTAATTATCAGACCTATCAGGTTAAGTGATGCTCAAGACATCAATGAGATGCGAAGGCAAAAAGAAGTCAGGGCAAACACCCTTTGCCCTGACTACTGAAAGCGTTGGCTTTACAGAAGAATTCCTGAGGAGTATGGGCGGAAAGGATGGGAGATATGCTGACCTTCTCATGATGGCCAGGTATAATATTCCCACTCAGTTCAAATAAAATTTTTCTTTACGGTTTTTAATCTAAAATTGGTGTCCCATAAGTAAAATCCTCAAGTTCCAGGACTTTTTTCCAGAGTTCCTTGCATTCACAGTCTGTTTTGTTGAGGTCTTCCGGATTTTGAGTAAGTGAGAAAGTTCTCAAAGAGTCTGCTACGTCTGAACTGCACAGTTTACAGTTGTGGGGGCCGCGTTTTGAGCCTGCCCCAACGGGATCTGACATAAGGGGGAGGTCTGGATGGGCCGCTTTTGCCCTTTTGAGGATTTCTACTATGCTCCAGAGCCAGGGAGGACGATACTGCCCTTTTACCCAGAGAGCTTCGACAAGGGTACCTTTCTGGACATTGCAGAGGTTGATAGAAATTGTATCTGCGTAAAGGGCTGCATCATCTATGGAACGAACAATATCCTCTATGGCCTGGCGTTCGGAAAGGAAAAGAGGCTTTAGCATCAGATATGCTTTTACAGTTGCTCCGCTCTTTCTTGCAGTTTCTGCAGCACGGATAAAATCCTCGAAGGTAAAACCTTTATTAATAGAGTCCCTGCGAATCCTGTCCGAGCTGGTCTCCAGCCCGAAAGCCAGCTCAAAAGGCTTACTTCTCAGAATTTTAAGGCACTCCTGCACATTTTCTTCAGTTACGAAGTTGGGACGGGTTTCAACAAGCACTTTGACTACCCTGGGATTGTCTGCAAGAGTTTTGAGGATTGTATCTCTTGCCTCAATAGGCACTTCCAGTTCGTCAAAAAAACTGCCTGAGGTAAATATCTTGACCATAAACTCAGGGAATTTTTCAGCCTTCTTCATTGCTCTTGCAAGCTGGGCTTTGTAATCTTCCAGAGTTGGGGGCTCACTTGCACAGTCATAGACATAGCCGCACATGGTACACCCTCCAGCTTTTCCCCAGCGGCAGCCTGCGCTCTTGAAGATTATCGTTAGAGTATTTACCTGGATTCCATTTACAAGGTCTACCCCTGTCCAGCTCGCCGCAGGCTCGTCTGTAGGAGAAGGTTTAACTTTAATCCGCTGTCGGATTTCCATTACTGCTTTATTCAAGGTCATGGGCGTAAAAACTCACTTTGTAGCTTGCTTTATTGTAAAAAAAGGTTTTGAAGCTAAAAACAGCTTCATTATCTATGCTTTCTATTATGTTCTTTATTTGTTTACTTAACTACATTCGAAATTACTCGAACTCGATTGTTGCAGGCGGTTTGGGTGTAATATCGTAAACCACCCTGGCTACTTTTGGAATCTCGGAGGTAATTCTGGCTTCAAGCTTTTTGAGCACATCCCAGGGAAGTTCTAGCGCTTCTGCAGTCATTCCATCTCTGGACCCCACCGCCCTTACAGCTACGATCCATCCGTATGCCCTGATGTCTCCTTTTACACCTGTTCCTTTGCCGAGGATAGCAGCAAAAGTCTGCCAGGGGCAGAACCTGTCAAGGAGTTCCTCTTCAACTATAAAGTTGGCTTCCCGAACAACCTCAAGTTTCTCTTCTGTAACTTCCCCAAGAACTCGCACAGCCAGACCAGGACCCGGGAAAGGCATTCTTTCGCAGATCTCGTCAGGTAGCTGGAGCGCCCAGGCAATTTCCCTAACTTCATCCTTATAAAGGTCCGCGATAGGCTCAACGATCTGCTTGAAATCCATCACACTGGGCAGTCCCCCAACGTTATGGTGGGATTTGATTCCACCTTCGGACTCGATCCTATCAGGGTAAATTGTACCCTGTATAAGGTACTCGGCTGCAAGTTTCCTTGCCTCTTTCTCAAACACGCGGATAAAGGTCTCGCCTATAGCCTTCCTTTTCTCTTCAGGGTCAGTTATACCTTTGAGGGCTGCAAGGAACTTATCCTTTGCATAAACAATATCAAGGTTCATATGGGAGAAAATGTGCCTTATCCTCTCGGTTTCTCCCTTCCTCATGAGCCCTGTATCAATATAGATCGGCTGAAGCCTGTCCCCAATCGCCCTGTAAGCCAGCTCTGCACAAACAGAACTGTCCACACCGCCCGAAAGCGCAATAATCGCTCTCCCGTCCTTTATTTCTTTGCTAATTTTCTCAATAGCTTCTGGAATGAACTTTTCGGGTTTTACCATTGAAATGCTCCTGAAATGATGCTAAACTGAAATCCTTTGGAAAAAATGATTATGATCTGTAAAAATTACCAGAATTATCTGAATCTGATTATTTTATTGTAATATATGAGTTGGTGCATGGAGGTTTTGATATTTAAAGGTATAGTTGAAGAAACAAAAATAGTCAGTGTCATGGATTTGCTGTAAATTGGAAGTCAAGTTTTTGTATCCTGCAGGAGAAACTGATCTCAAAGTATTGGGTTTTCAAACTAAGAGCTTTTTCAGAGTTATAATTCTAACAGCAAGACAGGTATATTGATATGAGAACTCTCATGCACATTATAAAGATGAAAATGGGAAGTCTGGGGAAATTGAAAGCGTAGCTGGCTGGTAATAGAACATAACTGAAGAGGAAGACAAGAAGTGCCTGGGTGTAGCCACACTTCTTATCCTCCTATCTTTACCTCATATCAAACATTAATAATGTTGACGCTAGAAATAAATAAATTTATTATTTATTTCCACTTTTCAATCCTATTCTGATTTTTCCAGAAATTGGCAATCTCATTTTTCTCTTCCTAAACTGACTTTTTAGTTTTATTATTCGAAAAATATCTGAATTTATTTAAGAGATTACACCCGACATAACCGAATACTTTCACCCCGCACACCTGCAACTTAAATATGATGAACTTGAAACATCACAGCGTCAGGATTCCAGATCAGGTTCACTTTATACGCATATCTGATTATTGTGTCTGACTATCATAAAATGAAAAAAATTATTTAAGCATGGAATTATTGTCATCAATATAAGACTAATTCACCATAAACGTTGGAAAGTTTTATTATAAAAATTAGAATCTTATGAGTATAACTATTGTGTTAAGGCATACATATGCCTGGTTTTACCGGATCTTCTGGTACTGATATTCTGGCTTTGAAATTAGTTCTACAGGTCAGGGGGATTTGAAAACGAGTACTGAATATAATTTCTTAAAAACTAGTAAACGTGAACTTGAGCCCGAGCCCTCCCTGTCTGCCAGAATGTACTCAGCCCTGCGCCAGTATTTCGGATATACCTCTTTTCGCCCTTTGCAGGAAGAAATTATCAGGGATGTCCTTGAGAAAAAAGATGTTTTTGTGCTCATGCCTACTGGTGGGGGCAAATCGATGTGCTATCAGTTACCTGCTCTTCTCTTTGATGGGGTTACAATCGTTGTTTCTCCACTGATTTCCCTGATGAAGGACCAGGTTGACGGGCTTGAAGCAAACGGGATTGCTGCAGCCTGCATGAACAGTGCCCAGAGTGCTAGAGAAATTCGGGATGTGAAAACAGCTTTTCTCGAAAACAGGTTAAAAATCC
This region of Methanosarcina flavescens genomic DNA includes:
- the mptA gene encoding GTP cyclohydrolase MptA, giving the protein MEHCIFNLPDVQASKPSIAINLTRVGVTNVKKLVEIKRKDKRPIVLISTFDVFVDLPSDRKGANLSRNFEAVDEVLEKVLSTPVYEIEQLCSDIAHNLLGRHEYANQAEVRMKSEYMIRRASPSTGIKCQEVVNIFAEASAVRGAGNDDYFDVKKLIGAEVVGMTACPCAQEIMRDKAANELSELGVDRDTIIKFLERVPMATHNQRGRGIISIKVAHDFDVSLESIINIIERSMSSSVYEVLKRSDEKVVVETAHMNPKFVEDCVRAMADNIVREFPDLPDNAVITIKQTNEESIHRHNAFAERVALMGDLRMEINQE
- the guaA gene encoding glutamine-hydrolyzing GMP synthase, producing MVKPEKFIPEAIEKISKEIKDGRAIIALSGGVDSSVCAELAYRAIGDRLQPIYIDTGLMRKGETERIRHIFSHMNLDIVYAKDKFLAALKGITDPEEKRKAIGETFIRVFEKEARKLAAEYLIQGTIYPDRIESEGGIKSHHNVGGLPSVMDFKQIVEPIADLYKDEVREIAWALQLPDEICERMPFPGPGLAVRVLGEVTEEKLEVVREANFIVEEELLDRFCPWQTFAAILGKGTGVKGDIRAYGWIVAVRAVGSRDGMTAEALELPWDVLKKLEARITSEIPKVARVVYDITPKPPATIEFE
- a CDS encoding DUF2098 domain-containing protein; this translates as MAEAEVITAVGRNKKSIKAGDTVKYVNSDTISRVTEIKKDEQGNVWVLLESTDLWYKEETLEPTELKAKEKKEERELTAEELEERFRKQRETMQAFDLGKAGGGGAGG
- the argB gene encoding acetylglutamate kinase; amino-acid sequence: MELKRENVLIEALPYMQEFYDSIMVIKVGGNAMVNPQIMEDIIKDVVLLRYVGIKPVIVHGGGPEITEKMERMGKKAEFFQGLRITDDETMEIARMVLVGNINTKIVSLIGVFGGKGIGLSGHDGRMILGHKQGAQKVIVDGIETEVDIGWVGECEVINPDILHIVLENGYIPVISPIAVDVKGNALNINADIVAGDIAAALHAKKLILMTDVPGLLKDIKDPNSRISCVALEDIEPLISEGVIQGGMIPKLKGAAVAVENGVERAHIINGNVPHSMLLELFTDCGVGTMVCKLEKS
- a CDS encoding archaeosine biosynthesis radical SAM protein RaSEA; this translates as MTLNKAVMEIRQRIKVKPSPTDEPAASWTGVDLVNGIQVNTLTIIFKSAGCRWGKAGGCTMCGYVYDCASEPPTLEDYKAQLARAMKKAEKFPEFMVKIFTSGSFFDELEVPIEARDTILKTLADNPRVVKVLVETRPNFVTEENVQECLKILRSKPFELAFGLETSSDRIRRDSINKGFTFEDFIRAAETARKSGATVKAYLMLKPLFLSERQAIEDIVRSIDDAALYADTISINLCNVQKGTLVEALWVKGQYRPPWLWSIVEILKRAKAAHPDLPLMSDPVGAGSKRGPHNCKLCSSDVADSLRTFSLTQNPEDLNKTDCECKELWKKVLELEDFTYGTPILD
- a CDS encoding non-histone chromosomal MC1 family protein; this encodes MSNTRNFVLRDEDGNEHGVFTGKQPRQAALKAANRGSGTKSKPDIIRLRERGTKKVHVFKAWKEIVDAPKNRPDWMPEKISKPFVKKEKIEKLE
- a CDS encoding methanogenesis marker 14 protein; its protein translation is MALKPRITQSPQVRLIDLKSKPFFIVASVEVGNTTTKSILTATNMDTGRTHIINKVVRMTRDVRPPNPGEIVFGKTLTGVELTRESVAELVRDTLTESVERANLDIKTDLDFVVRSTGVVAGFDSPDEVGEFIKALADGCLMAGVPPKNMTPPMSISNISKRFQKYSKLEEVIFDGAVASVTPPIGSTGVEIVANEMEGELATAGIKEAAQLTDVDFRNPCISIDFGTTLDGRITSPDQPYAKTVGNFCGYAGAIPDAIIRGSKIVDSKVGTALEVFEKEKTPSFLTLKMKAKTIEAFAKRIHELIIIEKVPKNRKRYGSVPVRPDAAEQIGVILIGCDVGENGSDMGKLSAIGMEICKTHGLQVVYAVIDEVMAGVVCRLIKVAKEEGLIFEDTTIGITGRAGITGNKPKLILKCLDEMNLAPKIDERVVFVDDGLARGAAVMARCMNSLGSPQSPLGGRHGGKCILAQRIKLQKR